From the Acidobacteriota bacterium genome, one window contains:
- a CDS encoding SDR family oxidoreductase produces MTYQPLVGQKALVTGASSGIGAGVALALAQAGAEVVVNYSSSLAGAEKVVDEITASGGKAFAVKADISQEADVKAMFDETIAKLGTIDILVNNAGLQQDAAFTDMTLAQWNRVISINLTGMFLCSQLAVREFVRRGQKSYSRALGKIICMSSVHEVIPWAGHVNYAASKGGVKLFMQSLAQEVAPLKIRVNSIGPGAIATPINRAAWETPEALTKLLELIPYGRIGLPDDIGKAAVWLASDDSDYVNGQTIFVDGGMTLYPEFADGG; encoded by the coding sequence ATGACCTACCAACCCCTCGTGGGCCAGAAGGCGCTCGTGACCGGAGCAAGCTCGGGCATCGGCGCGGGCGTGGCGCTGGCACTCGCCCAGGCCGGCGCCGAAGTCGTCGTGAATTACTCCTCGAGCCTTGCGGGCGCCGAGAAAGTCGTGGACGAGATCACCGCATCCGGCGGCAAGGCCTTCGCGGTGAAAGCGGACATTTCCCAGGAAGCCGACGTGAAGGCCATGTTCGACGAGACGATCGCGAAGCTCGGCACCATCGACATCCTGGTGAACAACGCCGGGTTACAGCAGGACGCGGCCTTCACCGACATGACGCTCGCCCAGTGGAACCGGGTGATCAGCATCAACCTCACCGGCATGTTCCTGTGCTCGCAGCTCGCGGTGCGGGAGTTCGTGCGCCGTGGCCAGAAGTCGTATTCCAGGGCGCTCGGCAAGATCATCTGCATGTCCTCCGTGCACGAGGTCATTCCCTGGGCCGGGCATGTGAACTATGCGGCCTCCAAGGGCGGGGTCAAGCTCTTCATGCAATCCCTCGCTCAGGAAGTGGCCCCCCTCAAGATCCGGGTGAATTCGATCGGTCCGGGCGCGATCGCGACACCGATCAACCGTGCCGCCTGGGAGACGCCCGAGGCGCTGACCAAGCTCCTCGAGCTGATTCCCTACGGACGTATCGGCCTGCCGGACGACATCGGCAAGGCAGCGGTGTGGCTCGCCTCCGACGACTCAGATTACGTGAACGGCCAGACGATCTTCGTCGACGGCGGCATGACGCTTTACCCGGAATTCGCGGACGGCGGCTGA
- a CDS encoding bile acid:sodium symporter family protein, with product MDIDQASFNFSPTAGIAVAVMVGFLVFAVALDLTWEQFRRILRSPRAPLIGLVAQFIILPGVAYGFGRMMADTPSIALGLLLVACCPAGALSNYLTGVARGSVATSVSMTAVSTLFSIVATPLLFGFWAAMNPATRAVLQRIEIDPKRVVMVLLIMLIVPVAAGMLIRARRPGTANRIRLWSRRVAGGVFAIVVAILLLGNIKVLGAFANSALPPVLFTFAVAAVLGWSLARVSGLVAGDRRAVTLEVAFQNVALAVGLAVAFFPNLAGVAITSILWGVVHLVFGFALAAVWARIPAVDAAKSALSPAG from the coding sequence ATGGACATCGATCAGGCGTCATTCAATTTCAGCCCGACAGCCGGCATCGCCGTCGCGGTCATGGTGGGCTTTCTCGTGTTCGCCGTGGCGCTGGACCTGACGTGGGAGCAGTTCCGCCGTATCCTCAGAAGCCCCAGGGCGCCGCTTATCGGACTCGTCGCGCAGTTCATTATCCTGCCCGGTGTCGCTTACGGATTCGGCCGCATGATGGCCGACACGCCGAGCATCGCGCTCGGCCTGCTGCTCGTGGCCTGTTGCCCAGCCGGGGCGCTGTCGAACTACCTTACCGGCGTGGCGCGCGGCAGTGTGGCCACGTCGGTCAGCATGACGGCGGTTTCGACGCTGTTCAGCATCGTGGCCACGCCGCTGCTGTTCGGATTCTGGGCGGCGATGAATCCCGCCACCAGGGCCGTCCTCCAAAGAATCGAGATTGATCCCAAGCGGGTGGTCATGGTGCTGCTCATCATGTTGATCGTGCCGGTGGCAGCCGGAATGCTCATTCGCGCCAGGCGGCCCGGGACGGCGAACAGGATTCGCCTGTGGTCGCGCCGCGTCGCCGGGGGCGTGTTCGCCATTGTGGTGGCGATCCTGCTGTTGGGCAACATCAAGGTGCTCGGCGCGTTCGCCAATTCCGCGCTGCCTCCGGTTCTATTCACGTTCGCCGTCGCGGCGGTGCTGGGCTGGTCTCTCGCCCGGGTTTCCGGCCTTGTGGCCGGCGACCGCCGCGCGGTGACACTGGAGGTCGCGTTTCAGAACGTCGCACTGGCTGTCGGTTTGGCAGTAGCGTTCTTTCCCAACCTCGCGGGAGTGGCGATCACCTCGATCCTGTGGGGCGTGGTTCACCTCGTCTTCGGATTCGCCCTCGCCGCGGTATGGGCCCGCATACCAGCCGTGGATGCGGCCAAGAGCGCGCTTTCCCCCGCAGGCTGA
- a CDS encoding class I SAM-dependent methyltransferase, translating to MIGKQLQHPKGVLGKALFRWMTPKTIEHARWTADLMDVQPNDHVLEVGFGNGANIGLLAERASNGHVAGAEISKTAIEMASKKNAQAIAEGRVALHQASGGALPFDDGTFDKACTVATAYVIADPGAVFKEMHRVLKPGGLAAVTFPIRENFMRFKPAATDGFHLHELADLEAAFRQAGFTETRTGRNDAVRFGAHCMLGRKESAV from the coding sequence GTGATCGGCAAGCAGTTGCAACATCCCAAGGGAGTACTCGGCAAGGCGTTGTTTCGCTGGATGACTCCAAAAACCATTGAGCACGCTCGCTGGACGGCGGACCTGATGGACGTGCAGCCCAATGACCACGTTCTGGAGGTCGGCTTCGGCAATGGCGCGAACATCGGGCTGCTTGCGGAACGGGCATCCAACGGCCACGTGGCTGGCGCCGAAATCTCGAAGACGGCAATCGAGATGGCATCAAAGAAGAACGCCCAAGCCATCGCGGAAGGGCGGGTGGCGCTGCATCAAGCCTCCGGCGGCGCATTGCCGTTCGACGATGGAACGTTCGACAAGGCGTGCACTGTCGCCACGGCATACGTGATTGCCGATCCGGGCGCGGTCTTCAAAGAAATGCACCGGGTTCTCAAGCCCGGCGGGCTGGCGGCGGTGACGTTCCCGATTCGGGAGAACTTCATGCGCTTCAAGCCGGCTGCGACGGACGGTTTTCATCTTCACGAGCTTGCCGATCTCGAAGCCGCGTTCCGCCAGGCCGGCTTCACCGAAACCCGCACCGGTCGCAACGACGCCGTGCGGTTCGGCGCCCACTGCATGTTGGGGCGCAAAGAAAGCGCTGTGTAA
- a CDS encoding rhomboid family intramembrane serine protease, which yields MRIKPAAPVTRALIFLIVLGFIHEVIVGVPLFALTTADTPALIRAGALYPGALEAGEWWRLFTIVLVHVGLLHLVFNLWALYQLGMLYEVMFSSSRMLAIFFITALVASLSSFFFTQSVTAGASGAIFGLLGALITGIRRSPYWRGRRTAGLFEMLLMWAGLNVVFGFTWAGIDNAAHLGGFISGAILGLIPHPDPPQRPGSLIVEVGERPPEA from the coding sequence GTGCGCATCAAGCCAGCGGCGCCCGTCACGCGAGCGCTGATCTTTCTGATCGTCCTCGGGTTCATTCACGAGGTCATCGTGGGCGTTCCGCTCTTCGCCCTCACCACCGCCGATACCCCGGCGCTGATTCGGGCGGGCGCGCTCTACCCCGGTGCGCTGGAGGCGGGTGAGTGGTGGCGGCTCTTCACGATCGTCCTGGTCCACGTCGGCCTTCTCCATCTCGTCTTCAATCTCTGGGCTCTCTACCAGCTCGGCATGCTCTACGAAGTGATGTTCAGCTCGAGCCGGATGCTCGCGATCTTTTTCATAACCGCTCTGGTCGCTTCGCTCTCGAGTTTCTTCTTCACACAGTCCGTCACGGCTGGAGCGAGCGGCGCAATCTTCGGTCTGCTCGGAGCGCTGATCACGGGAATCCGGCGGTCGCCTTACTGGCGCGGACGCCGGACCGCCGGACTGTTCGAGATGCTGCTCATGTGGGCGGGTCTCAACGTCGTTTTCGGATTCACCTGGGCCGGAATCGACAATGCGGCGCATCTCGGGGGATTCATCAGCGGCGCGATCCTCGGACTGATCCCACATCCCGACCCCCCGCAACGCCCCGGCTCTCTGATCGTCGAGGTCGGCGAACGTCCGCCGGAAGCATGA
- a CDS encoding SDR family oxidoreductase, producing the protein MKLEGSVILVTGASSGIGRAAAVELAHRGAAVAIAARRRELVDEVAERCREIGARAEGFELDVTDREECIRLAERIERSLGPVDGLVCSAGWGTLGPAVSLDPEDIEGMMRTNYLGAVWCAQAVLPGMLARKRGAIVFVSSILGIMGNAGMSAYAASKHALNGFAESIRDELHGTGVTISLLCPATTETALFDDKDRASIPAASRLVPVMNAGRVGRAAVGLLETGRRRMVLPALAAGFMKLSEIAPGIAHAAMRITSKMLKRRKI; encoded by the coding sequence ATGAAGCTGGAAGGTTCGGTGATTCTGGTCACGGGCGCGAGCAGCGGCATCGGCCGGGCGGCCGCCGTCGAGCTCGCCCATCGGGGCGCCGCGGTCGCGATCGCTGCAAGGCGGCGTGAGCTCGTCGACGAGGTCGCGGAACGATGCCGGGAGATCGGAGCACGGGCAGAAGGATTCGAGCTCGACGTGACCGATCGCGAGGAATGCATCCGGCTGGCAGAACGAATCGAGAGATCACTCGGGCCGGTCGACGGTCTGGTCTGCTCGGCCGGCTGGGGAACGCTCGGACCGGCGGTCTCACTCGACCCGGAGGACATCGAAGGGATGATGCGGACCAACTACCTCGGAGCTGTCTGGTGCGCCCAGGCGGTGCTTCCCGGTATGCTCGCGCGGAAGCGAGGCGCGATCGTCTTCGTCTCGTCGATCCTCGGAATCATGGGAAATGCCGGCATGTCGGCATACGCGGCGAGTAAGCACGCGTTGAACGGATTTGCCGAGTCGATTCGAGACGAGCTGCACGGAACCGGCGTCACGATATCGCTTCTCTGCCCGGCGACGACCGAAACGGCTCTGTTCGACGATAAGGACCGAGCGTCGATCCCCGCGGCGTCGCGACTGGTTCCGGTCATGAACGCCGGGCGCGTCGGGCGGGCGGCGGTTGGTCTTCTCGAGACGGGACGGCGGCGAATGGTGCTCCCGGCGCTGGCGGCAGGATTCATGAAGCTCAGCGAGATCGCACCCGGCATCGCTCACGCTGCCATGAGAATCACATCGAAAATGCTGAAGCGGAGGAAGATCTGA